The following are encoded in a window of Megachile rotundata isolate GNS110a chromosome 2, iyMegRotu1, whole genome shotgun sequence genomic DNA:
- the Usp7 gene encoding ubiquitin-specific protease 7 isoform X3: protein MNHVNDQENLKQLNLAPVQVNEVEEMDTQEGETPNDGGGDGNDTSPMNGESEVACIVQDQEMEEDEARSEATFRYTVENLSKMKETQLSPPCYIRNLPWKIMVMPRTSQTQDRTPQKSLGFFLQCNGESESTWSCYAVADLRLLSCKEGQEPFNRRIQHLFYSKENDWGFSHFMTWQDVLDPDKGFIKDDSITLEVHVMADAPHGVSWDSKKHTGFVGLKNQGATCYMNSLLQTLYFTNQLRKAVYKMPTESDDSSKSVALALQRVFHELQFSDKPVGTKKLTKSFGWETLDSFMQHDVQEFLRVLLDKLESKMKGTCVEGTVPKLFEGKMVSFIKCKNIDYKSTRVETFYDIQLNIKGKKNIYESFNDYVSTESLDGDNKYDAGEHGLQEAEKGVIFSSFPPVLHLHLMRFQYDPVTDCSVKFNDRFEFYEKISLGKYLQNKEATSADYTLHAVLVHSGDNHGGHYVVFINPAGDGKWCKFDDDVVSRCTKQEAIEHNYGGQDEDMSIAVKHCTNAYMLVYIRDSELENVLQEVKEEDIPQELVERLQEEKRLEQIRRKERTEAYLYITVNVLLEDNFDGHQGNDLYDPEHALYRVFRVRKQCALHEFLKLLSDSLKYPIEQIRLWPLNVRSNQTCRPMPIELETDLPKSIYQCAENPNVWNVFVELVPPDSDLTALPPFDKDTDVLLFFKLYDPKNKKIHYCGHHYMPVTAKVQDLIPILNERAGFPPDTELALYEEIKPNLVEKIDSLTEPLEKVLEELMDGDIIVFQKEGDNQIYELPTCREYFKDLFHRVDITFCDKTIPNDPGFAMELSLRMTYDQMARAVAQRLGTDPYLLQFFKCQSYKDSPGHPLKCTFEGSLKDLVSYCKSKTKKLYYQQLSIRVNELENKKQFKCIWVGPSLKEEKEIILYPNKDGTVATLLEEAKKQVELAENGSGKLRLIEINCNKVSHGPREEVFLDNLNPSGTKLYRIEEIPNDELNLAADEMLVPVAHFHKDVFSTFGIPFFFKIKHGEPFPKMKERLLKKLGVQEKEFEKFKFAVVSMGKPHFIMDSPDYCMDLEDFRFHPSQCATPHIPWLGLEHVNKAPKRSRINYLEKAIKIYN, encoded by the exons ATGAACCACGTTAACGATCAGGAGAACCTTAAACAGCTCAACCTGGCACCAGTTCAGGTTAATGAAGTTGAAGAAATGGATACACAAGAAGGAG AAACACCAAATGATGGTGGAGGTGATGGTAATGATACCAGTCCTATGAATGGAGAATCAGAAGTAGCTTGTATAGTTCAAGATCAGGAAATGGAAGAAG ATGAAGCAAGGTCAGAAGCCACATTTCGCTACACGGTGGAAAACCTTTCAAAGATGAAGGAAACACAACTGTCTCCTCCATGTTATATACGTAATCTGCCATGGAAAATAATGGTAATGCCAAGGACGAGTCAAACTCAAGATAGAACTCCTCAAAAGTCACTTGGATTTTTTCTGCAATGTAATGGAGAAAGTGAATCAACATGGAGTTGTTATGCAGTTGCAGATCTTCGACTACTTTCTTGCAAAGAAGGCCAGGAACCATTTAACAGAA gGATTCAACATCTGTTTTACAGTAAAGAAAATGATTGGGGATTTAGTCATTTTATGACATGGCAGGATGTTTTGGATCCTGATAAAGGTTTTATCAAAGATGATTCTATTACACTTGAG gTTCATGTAATGGCTGATGCTCCGCACGGTGTTAGCTGGGACAGCAAAAAGCATACAGGATTTGTTGGATTAAAAAATCAAGGTGCTACATGTTACATGAATTCCTTACTTCAAACTTTGTATTTTACTAATCag TTGCGCAAAGCAGTCTATAAAATGCCAACAGAAAGTGATGATTCTAGCAAAAGTGTTGCTTTGGCGTTACAGAGGGTTTTTCATGAATTACAGTTTTCTGATAAACCAGTCGGTACAAAAAAATTAACCAAAAGTTTTGGTTGGGAAACACTGGATTCTTTCATGCAACACGATGTACAAGAATTTTTACGAGTG CTTTTAGATAAACTGGAAAGTAAAATGAAAGGAACATGTGTTGAAGGTACAGTGCCAAAATTATTTGAAGGAAAAATGGTATCATTTATCAAATGTAAAAACATTGATTACAAGTCAACTAGGGTTGAGACTTTCTATGacatacaattaaatataaaaggcaaaaaaaata TTTATGAGTCTTTTAATGACTATGTAAGTACTGAAAGTCTGGACGGTGATAATAAATATGATGCGGGAGAACATGGATTACAAGAAGCAGAGAAAGGTGTTATCTTTTCATCGTTTCCACCAGTTCTACATTTACATTTAATGCGATTTCAATATGATCCAGTTACAGATTGTTCTGTCAAATTTAATGATAG gtttgaattttatgaaaaaataagtcttggcaaatatttacaaaacaaAGAAGCAACTAGTGCCGATTATACATTACATGCAGTCTTAGTTCACAGTGGAGATAATCATGGTGGACATTATGTTGTATTTATCAATCCAGCCGGCGATGGAAaa TGGTGCAAATTCGATGATGATGTCGTGTCAAGATGTACAAAACAGGAAGCCATTGAACATAATTACGGTGGTCAAGATGAGGATATGTCTATAGCTGTCAAACATTGTACAAACGCCTACATGTTGGTGTATATAAGGGACTCTGAGTTGGAAAATGTTTTGCAAGAAGTCAAGGAAGAGGATATACCTCAAGAG CTGGTGGAGAGGCTGCAAGAGGAGAAGAGGCTGGAACAAATACGGAGAAAGGAAAGAACAGAAGCATACTTGTATATAACCGTCAACGTCCTTCTCGAGGATAATTTTGACGGTCACCAAGGAAATGACTTATATGATCCGGAGCATGCTTTGTATCGTGTATTTCGCGTACGTAAGCAGTGTGCCTTAcacgaatttctcaaattgctgAGTGATAGCTTG AAATATCCAATAGAGCAAATTCGTTTATGGCCACTGAATGTACGTTCAAATCAGACCTGTAGACCAATGCCAATTGAATTAGAAACCGATCTTCCGAAATCTATTTATCAATGTGCAGAAAATCCAAATGTTTGGAATGTATTTGTTGAACTTGTTCCTCCAGATTCCGATCTAACAGCATTACCACCTTTTGATAAAGATACAGATGTATTGTTGTTTTTTAAGTTATATGatcccaaaaataaaaaaattcactaCTGTGGACATCACTACATGCCTGTCACGGCTAAAGTCC AGGACCTTATACCGATTTTAAATGAGAGAGCTGGATTTCCACCAGATACTGAACTAGCCCTTTATGAAGAAATCAAGCCAAATTTGGTTGAAAAGATTGACAGCTTAACAGAACCATTAGAAAAAGTCCTTGAAGAATTGATGGATGGCGATATTATTGTTTTTCAGAAAGAAGGGGATAATCAAATATATGAGCTTCCAACGTGTAGAGAATATTTCaa AGATTTATTCCATAGAGTAGACATAACATTTTGTGATAAAACAATTCCAAATGACCCTGGTTTCGCTATGGAACTTTCATTAAGAATGACATATGATCAGATGGCACGAGCTGTAGCACAAAGGCTTGGTACAGATCCATATCTTCTACAATTCTTTAAATGCCAGAG ttataaAGATTCGCCTGGCCATCCATTAAAGTGTACATTTGAAGGATCACTTAAAGATTTGGTTTCCTACTGTAaatcaaaaacaaaaaaattgtattatcaaCAACTTAGTATTAGAGTGAATGAGCTTGAAAATAAAAAGCAGTTTAAATGCATATGGGTTGGCCCGTCTcttaaagaagaaaaagaaattattctttATCCTAATAAGGATGGAACAGTAGCTACATTGCTCGAAGAAGCTAAGAAACAAGTTGAGTTAGCAGAAAATGGTTCTGGAAAGTTAAGGCTAAtagaaattaattgtaataaagtTTCACATGGCCCAAGAGAGGAAGTATTCTTGGATAACTTAAATCCATCTGGTACTAAATTATACAGAATAGAAGAAATTCCAAATGACGAGTTAAATTTGGCAGCGGATGAAATGTTGGTTCCTGTTGCACATTTTCATAAAGATGTTTTTTCAACATTTGGTATTCcctttttctttaaaattaaacat GGTGAACCTTTCCCAAAGATGAAGGAAAGACTATTGAAGAAACTAGGTGTGCAAGAAAAAGAATTCGAAAAG TTTAAGTTCGCGGTGGTGTCAATGGGAAAACCACATTTTATTATGGATTCACCAGATTATTGCATGGACCTTGAAGATTTTCGTTTTCATCCAAGTCAGT GCGCAACGCCACATATACCTTGGCTAGGCCTAGAACATGTCAACAAAGCGCCAAAGCGCTCTCGTATCAACTACCTCGAAAAGgctattaaaatttacaattaa
- the Usp7 gene encoding ubiquitin-specific protease 7 isoform X5, whose protein sequence is MNHVNDQENLKQLNLAPVQVNEVEEMDTQEGDEARSEATFRYTVENLSKMKETQLSPPCYIRNLPWKIMVMPRTSQTQDRTPQKSLGFFLQCNGESESTWSCYAVADLRLLSCKEGQEPFNRRIQHLFYSKENDWGFSHFMTWQDVLDPDKGFIKDDSITLEVHVMADAPHGVSWDSKKHTGFVGLKNQGATCYMNSLLQTLYFTNQLRKAVYKMPTESDDSSKSVALALQRVFHELQFSDKPVGTKKLTKSFGWETLDSFMQHDVQEFLRVLLDKLESKMKGTCVEGTVPKLFEGKMVSFIKCKNIDYKSTRVETFYDIQLNIKGKKNIYESFNDYVSTESLDGDNKYDAGEHGLQEAEKGVIFSSFPPVLHLHLMRFQYDPVTDCSVKFNDRFEFYEKISLGKYLQNKEATSADYTLHAVLVHSGDNHGGHYVVFINPAGDGKWCKFDDDVVSRCTKQEAIEHNYGGQDEDMSIAVKHCTNAYMLVYIRDSELENVLQEVKEEDIPQELVERLQEEKRLEQIRRKERTEAYLYITVNVLLEDNFDGHQGNDLYDPEHALYRVFRVRKQCALHEFLKLLSDSLKYPIEQIRLWPLNVRSNQTCRPMPIELETDLPKSIYQCAENPNVWNVFVELVPPDSDLTALPPFDKDTDVLLFFKLYDPKNKKIHYCGHHYMPVTAKVQDLIPILNERAGFPPDTELALYEEIKPNLVEKIDSLTEPLEKVLEELMDGDIIVFQKEGDNQIYELPTCREYFKDLFHRVDITFCDKTIPNDPGFAMELSLRMTYDQMARAVAQRLGTDPYLLQFFKCQSYKDSPGHPLKCTFEGSLKDLVSYCKSKTKKLYYQQLSIRVNELENKKQFKCIWVGPSLKEEKEIILYPNKDGTVATLLEEAKKQVELAENGSGKLRLIEINCNKVSHGPREEVFLDNLNPSGTKLYRIEEIPNDELNLAADEMLVPVAHFHKDVFSTFGIPFFFKIKHGEPFPKMKERLLKKLGVQEKEFEKFKFAVVSMGKPHFIMDSPDYCMDLEDFRFHPSQFYALSNAGATPHIPWLGLEHVNKAPKRSRINYLEKAIKIYN, encoded by the exons ATGAACCACGTTAACGATCAGGAGAACCTTAAACAGCTCAACCTGGCACCAGTTCAGGTTAATGAAGTTGAAGAAATGGATACACAAGAAGGAG ATGAAGCAAGGTCAGAAGCCACATTTCGCTACACGGTGGAAAACCTTTCAAAGATGAAGGAAACACAACTGTCTCCTCCATGTTATATACGTAATCTGCCATGGAAAATAATGGTAATGCCAAGGACGAGTCAAACTCAAGATAGAACTCCTCAAAAGTCACTTGGATTTTTTCTGCAATGTAATGGAGAAAGTGAATCAACATGGAGTTGTTATGCAGTTGCAGATCTTCGACTACTTTCTTGCAAAGAAGGCCAGGAACCATTTAACAGAA gGATTCAACATCTGTTTTACAGTAAAGAAAATGATTGGGGATTTAGTCATTTTATGACATGGCAGGATGTTTTGGATCCTGATAAAGGTTTTATCAAAGATGATTCTATTACACTTGAG gTTCATGTAATGGCTGATGCTCCGCACGGTGTTAGCTGGGACAGCAAAAAGCATACAGGATTTGTTGGATTAAAAAATCAAGGTGCTACATGTTACATGAATTCCTTACTTCAAACTTTGTATTTTACTAATCag TTGCGCAAAGCAGTCTATAAAATGCCAACAGAAAGTGATGATTCTAGCAAAAGTGTTGCTTTGGCGTTACAGAGGGTTTTTCATGAATTACAGTTTTCTGATAAACCAGTCGGTACAAAAAAATTAACCAAAAGTTTTGGTTGGGAAACACTGGATTCTTTCATGCAACACGATGTACAAGAATTTTTACGAGTG CTTTTAGATAAACTGGAAAGTAAAATGAAAGGAACATGTGTTGAAGGTACAGTGCCAAAATTATTTGAAGGAAAAATGGTATCATTTATCAAATGTAAAAACATTGATTACAAGTCAACTAGGGTTGAGACTTTCTATGacatacaattaaatataaaaggcaaaaaaaata TTTATGAGTCTTTTAATGACTATGTAAGTACTGAAAGTCTGGACGGTGATAATAAATATGATGCGGGAGAACATGGATTACAAGAAGCAGAGAAAGGTGTTATCTTTTCATCGTTTCCACCAGTTCTACATTTACATTTAATGCGATTTCAATATGATCCAGTTACAGATTGTTCTGTCAAATTTAATGATAG gtttgaattttatgaaaaaataagtcttggcaaatatttacaaaacaaAGAAGCAACTAGTGCCGATTATACATTACATGCAGTCTTAGTTCACAGTGGAGATAATCATGGTGGACATTATGTTGTATTTATCAATCCAGCCGGCGATGGAAaa TGGTGCAAATTCGATGATGATGTCGTGTCAAGATGTACAAAACAGGAAGCCATTGAACATAATTACGGTGGTCAAGATGAGGATATGTCTATAGCTGTCAAACATTGTACAAACGCCTACATGTTGGTGTATATAAGGGACTCTGAGTTGGAAAATGTTTTGCAAGAAGTCAAGGAAGAGGATATACCTCAAGAG CTGGTGGAGAGGCTGCAAGAGGAGAAGAGGCTGGAACAAATACGGAGAAAGGAAAGAACAGAAGCATACTTGTATATAACCGTCAACGTCCTTCTCGAGGATAATTTTGACGGTCACCAAGGAAATGACTTATATGATCCGGAGCATGCTTTGTATCGTGTATTTCGCGTACGTAAGCAGTGTGCCTTAcacgaatttctcaaattgctgAGTGATAGCTTG AAATATCCAATAGAGCAAATTCGTTTATGGCCACTGAATGTACGTTCAAATCAGACCTGTAGACCAATGCCAATTGAATTAGAAACCGATCTTCCGAAATCTATTTATCAATGTGCAGAAAATCCAAATGTTTGGAATGTATTTGTTGAACTTGTTCCTCCAGATTCCGATCTAACAGCATTACCACCTTTTGATAAAGATACAGATGTATTGTTGTTTTTTAAGTTATATGatcccaaaaataaaaaaattcactaCTGTGGACATCACTACATGCCTGTCACGGCTAAAGTCC AGGACCTTATACCGATTTTAAATGAGAGAGCTGGATTTCCACCAGATACTGAACTAGCCCTTTATGAAGAAATCAAGCCAAATTTGGTTGAAAAGATTGACAGCTTAACAGAACCATTAGAAAAAGTCCTTGAAGAATTGATGGATGGCGATATTATTGTTTTTCAGAAAGAAGGGGATAATCAAATATATGAGCTTCCAACGTGTAGAGAATATTTCaa AGATTTATTCCATAGAGTAGACATAACATTTTGTGATAAAACAATTCCAAATGACCCTGGTTTCGCTATGGAACTTTCATTAAGAATGACATATGATCAGATGGCACGAGCTGTAGCACAAAGGCTTGGTACAGATCCATATCTTCTACAATTCTTTAAATGCCAGAG ttataaAGATTCGCCTGGCCATCCATTAAAGTGTACATTTGAAGGATCACTTAAAGATTTGGTTTCCTACTGTAaatcaaaaacaaaaaaattgtattatcaaCAACTTAGTATTAGAGTGAATGAGCTTGAAAATAAAAAGCAGTTTAAATGCATATGGGTTGGCCCGTCTcttaaagaagaaaaagaaattattctttATCCTAATAAGGATGGAACAGTAGCTACATTGCTCGAAGAAGCTAAGAAACAAGTTGAGTTAGCAGAAAATGGTTCTGGAAAGTTAAGGCTAAtagaaattaattgtaataaagtTTCACATGGCCCAAGAGAGGAAGTATTCTTGGATAACTTAAATCCATCTGGTACTAAATTATACAGAATAGAAGAAATTCCAAATGACGAGTTAAATTTGGCAGCGGATGAAATGTTGGTTCCTGTTGCACATTTTCATAAAGATGTTTTTTCAACATTTGGTATTCcctttttctttaaaattaaacat GGTGAACCTTTCCCAAAGATGAAGGAAAGACTATTGAAGAAACTAGGTGTGCAAGAAAAAGAATTCGAAAAG TTTAAGTTCGCGGTGGTGTCAATGGGAAAACCACATTTTATTATGGATTCACCAGATTATTGCATGGACCTTGAAGATTTTCGTTTTCATCCAAGTCAGT tttatGCACTTTCAAACGCAGGCGCAACGCCACATATACCTTGGCTAGGCCTAGAACATGTCAACAAAGCGCCAAAGCGCTCTCGTATCAACTACCTCGAAAAGgctattaaaatttacaattaa
- the Usp7 gene encoding ubiquitin-specific protease 7 isoform X1: protein MNHVNDQENLKQLNLAPVQVNEVEEMDTQEGETPNDGGGDGNDTSPMNGESEVACIVQDQEMEEDEARSEATFRYTVENLSKMKETQLSPPCYIRNLPWKIMVMPRTSQTQDRTPQKSLGFFLQCNGESESTWSCYAVADLRLLSCKEGQEPFNRRIQHLFYSKENDWGFSHFMTWQDVLDPDKGFIKDDSITLEVHVMADAPHGVSWDSKKHTGFVGLKNQGATCYMNSLLQTLYFTNQLRKAVYKMPTESDDSSKSVALALQRVFHELQFSDKPVGTKKLTKSFGWETLDSFMQHDVQEFLRVLLDKLESKMKGTCVEGTVPKLFEGKMVSFIKCKNIDYKSTRVETFYDIQLNIKGKKNIYESFNDYVSTESLDGDNKYDAGEHGLQEAEKGVIFSSFPPVLHLHLMRFQYDPVTDCSVKFNDRFEFYEKISLGKYLQNKEATSADYTLHAVLVHSGDNHGGHYVVFINPAGDGKWCKFDDDVVSRCTKQEAIEHNYGGQDEDMSIAVKHCTNAYMLVYIRDSELENVLQEVKEEDIPQELVERLQEEKRLEQIRRKERTEAYLYITVNVLLEDNFDGHQGNDLYDPEHALYRVFRVRKQCALHEFLKLLSDSLKYPIEQIRLWPLNVRSNQTCRPMPIELETDLPKSIYQCAENPNVWNVFVELVPPDSDLTALPPFDKDTDVLLFFKLYDPKNKKIHYCGHHYMPVTAKVQDLIPILNERAGFPPDTELALYEEIKPNLVEKIDSLTEPLEKVLEELMDGDIIVFQKEGDNQIYELPTCREYFKDLFHRVDITFCDKTIPNDPGFAMELSLRMTYDQMARAVAQRLGTDPYLLQFFKCQSYKDSPGHPLKCTFEGSLKDLVSYCKSKTKKLYYQQLSIRVNELENKKQFKCIWVGPSLKEEKEIILYPNKDGTVATLLEEAKKQVELAENGSGKLRLIEINCNKVSHGPREEVFLDNLNPSGTKLYRIEEIPNDELNLAADEMLVPVAHFHKDVFSTFGIPFFFKIKHGEPFPKMKERLLKKLGVQEKEFEKFKFAVVSMGKPHFIMDSPDYCMDLEDFRFHPSQFYALSNAGATPHIPWLGLEHVNKAPKRSRINYLEKAIKIYN from the exons ATGAACCACGTTAACGATCAGGAGAACCTTAAACAGCTCAACCTGGCACCAGTTCAGGTTAATGAAGTTGAAGAAATGGATACACAAGAAGGAG AAACACCAAATGATGGTGGAGGTGATGGTAATGATACCAGTCCTATGAATGGAGAATCAGAAGTAGCTTGTATAGTTCAAGATCAGGAAATGGAAGAAG ATGAAGCAAGGTCAGAAGCCACATTTCGCTACACGGTGGAAAACCTTTCAAAGATGAAGGAAACACAACTGTCTCCTCCATGTTATATACGTAATCTGCCATGGAAAATAATGGTAATGCCAAGGACGAGTCAAACTCAAGATAGAACTCCTCAAAAGTCACTTGGATTTTTTCTGCAATGTAATGGAGAAAGTGAATCAACATGGAGTTGTTATGCAGTTGCAGATCTTCGACTACTTTCTTGCAAAGAAGGCCAGGAACCATTTAACAGAA gGATTCAACATCTGTTTTACAGTAAAGAAAATGATTGGGGATTTAGTCATTTTATGACATGGCAGGATGTTTTGGATCCTGATAAAGGTTTTATCAAAGATGATTCTATTACACTTGAG gTTCATGTAATGGCTGATGCTCCGCACGGTGTTAGCTGGGACAGCAAAAAGCATACAGGATTTGTTGGATTAAAAAATCAAGGTGCTACATGTTACATGAATTCCTTACTTCAAACTTTGTATTTTACTAATCag TTGCGCAAAGCAGTCTATAAAATGCCAACAGAAAGTGATGATTCTAGCAAAAGTGTTGCTTTGGCGTTACAGAGGGTTTTTCATGAATTACAGTTTTCTGATAAACCAGTCGGTACAAAAAAATTAACCAAAAGTTTTGGTTGGGAAACACTGGATTCTTTCATGCAACACGATGTACAAGAATTTTTACGAGTG CTTTTAGATAAACTGGAAAGTAAAATGAAAGGAACATGTGTTGAAGGTACAGTGCCAAAATTATTTGAAGGAAAAATGGTATCATTTATCAAATGTAAAAACATTGATTACAAGTCAACTAGGGTTGAGACTTTCTATGacatacaattaaatataaaaggcaaaaaaaata TTTATGAGTCTTTTAATGACTATGTAAGTACTGAAAGTCTGGACGGTGATAATAAATATGATGCGGGAGAACATGGATTACAAGAAGCAGAGAAAGGTGTTATCTTTTCATCGTTTCCACCAGTTCTACATTTACATTTAATGCGATTTCAATATGATCCAGTTACAGATTGTTCTGTCAAATTTAATGATAG gtttgaattttatgaaaaaataagtcttggcaaatatttacaaaacaaAGAAGCAACTAGTGCCGATTATACATTACATGCAGTCTTAGTTCACAGTGGAGATAATCATGGTGGACATTATGTTGTATTTATCAATCCAGCCGGCGATGGAAaa TGGTGCAAATTCGATGATGATGTCGTGTCAAGATGTACAAAACAGGAAGCCATTGAACATAATTACGGTGGTCAAGATGAGGATATGTCTATAGCTGTCAAACATTGTACAAACGCCTACATGTTGGTGTATATAAGGGACTCTGAGTTGGAAAATGTTTTGCAAGAAGTCAAGGAAGAGGATATACCTCAAGAG CTGGTGGAGAGGCTGCAAGAGGAGAAGAGGCTGGAACAAATACGGAGAAAGGAAAGAACAGAAGCATACTTGTATATAACCGTCAACGTCCTTCTCGAGGATAATTTTGACGGTCACCAAGGAAATGACTTATATGATCCGGAGCATGCTTTGTATCGTGTATTTCGCGTACGTAAGCAGTGTGCCTTAcacgaatttctcaaattgctgAGTGATAGCTTG AAATATCCAATAGAGCAAATTCGTTTATGGCCACTGAATGTACGTTCAAATCAGACCTGTAGACCAATGCCAATTGAATTAGAAACCGATCTTCCGAAATCTATTTATCAATGTGCAGAAAATCCAAATGTTTGGAATGTATTTGTTGAACTTGTTCCTCCAGATTCCGATCTAACAGCATTACCACCTTTTGATAAAGATACAGATGTATTGTTGTTTTTTAAGTTATATGatcccaaaaataaaaaaattcactaCTGTGGACATCACTACATGCCTGTCACGGCTAAAGTCC AGGACCTTATACCGATTTTAAATGAGAGAGCTGGATTTCCACCAGATACTGAACTAGCCCTTTATGAAGAAATCAAGCCAAATTTGGTTGAAAAGATTGACAGCTTAACAGAACCATTAGAAAAAGTCCTTGAAGAATTGATGGATGGCGATATTATTGTTTTTCAGAAAGAAGGGGATAATCAAATATATGAGCTTCCAACGTGTAGAGAATATTTCaa AGATTTATTCCATAGAGTAGACATAACATTTTGTGATAAAACAATTCCAAATGACCCTGGTTTCGCTATGGAACTTTCATTAAGAATGACATATGATCAGATGGCACGAGCTGTAGCACAAAGGCTTGGTACAGATCCATATCTTCTACAATTCTTTAAATGCCAGAG ttataaAGATTCGCCTGGCCATCCATTAAAGTGTACATTTGAAGGATCACTTAAAGATTTGGTTTCCTACTGTAaatcaaaaacaaaaaaattgtattatcaaCAACTTAGTATTAGAGTGAATGAGCTTGAAAATAAAAAGCAGTTTAAATGCATATGGGTTGGCCCGTCTcttaaagaagaaaaagaaattattctttATCCTAATAAGGATGGAACAGTAGCTACATTGCTCGAAGAAGCTAAGAAACAAGTTGAGTTAGCAGAAAATGGTTCTGGAAAGTTAAGGCTAAtagaaattaattgtaataaagtTTCACATGGCCCAAGAGAGGAAGTATTCTTGGATAACTTAAATCCATCTGGTACTAAATTATACAGAATAGAAGAAATTCCAAATGACGAGTTAAATTTGGCAGCGGATGAAATGTTGGTTCCTGTTGCACATTTTCATAAAGATGTTTTTTCAACATTTGGTATTCcctttttctttaaaattaaacat GGTGAACCTTTCCCAAAGATGAAGGAAAGACTATTGAAGAAACTAGGTGTGCAAGAAAAAGAATTCGAAAAG TTTAAGTTCGCGGTGGTGTCAATGGGAAAACCACATTTTATTATGGATTCACCAGATTATTGCATGGACCTTGAAGATTTTCGTTTTCATCCAAGTCAGT tttatGCACTTTCAAACGCAGGCGCAACGCCACATATACCTTGGCTAGGCCTAGAACATGTCAACAAAGCGCCAAAGCGCTCTCGTATCAACTACCTCGAAAAGgctattaaaatttacaattaa